One Megalops cyprinoides isolate fMegCyp1 chromosome 4, fMegCyp1.pri, whole genome shotgun sequence genomic window carries:
- the LOC118777220 gene encoding nucleolar protein 56-like: MVLLHVLFEHAAGYALFAVKEVEEIGMLLPQVEESVLNIGKFNNMVNLSAFFPFKSAQAALENINAISEGVVHADLKLFLETNLPPGGKKKKAVLGVCDAKIGAALQEELGISCQTGGVVAEIIRGVRLHFHSLVKGLTAQAASKAQLGLGHSYSRAKVKFNVNRADNMIIQSIALLDQLDKDINTFSMRVREWYGYHFPELVKIVSENSMYCRVARLIGNRKELSEEKLEALEEVVMDSAKAQAILEASRSSMGMDISPIDLINIESFSSRVISLAEYRQELQEYLRSKMGQVAPNLAALIGEVVGARLISHAGSLTNLAKYPASTVQILGAEKALFRALKTRGNTPKYGLIFHSTFIGRAAAKNKGRISRYLANKCTIASRIDCFSEVPTSVFGDKLRDQVEERLSFYETGEAPRKNLDVMKEAVTEAAQVAAEIKRKLEKKEKKRKKREKRKLEALSTAEEEEEGEVKKAKVAEEETGENGETETPVKKKKKKKKQAEEEEESQGEDKTSSQENGMPEETETPVKKKKKKRKQPEEGEGQKEGEVTTEEEAVEEATLAENGLEDTTPAKKKKKKRKSEVVEAEAEAEAEVEEEPPQVEKKKKKKKNKEAEEVAGE, translated from the exons GTGCTGTTGCACGTGCTGTTTGAGCACGCGGCGGGCTATGCCCTCTTCGCGGTCAAAGAGGTGGAGGAGATTGGCATGCTGCTCCCGCAG GTGGAGGAAAGTGTGCTCAACATCGGGAAGTTCAACAACATGGTGAACCTATCTGCGTTTTTCCCCTTCAAGTCAGCCCAGGCGGCCCTGGAGAACATCAATGCCATCTCCGAAG GAGTTGTGCATGCAGACCTGAAGTTGTTCCTTGAGACAAATCTGCCCCCCGGTGGTAAGAAGAAGAAAGCAGTGTTAGGGGTGTGTGATGCAAAGATTGGAGCGGcactgcaggaggagctggggaTCTCCTGTCAGACGGGGGGTGTTGTGGCAGAGATTATCAGAG GTGTGCGTCTGCACTTTCACTCCCTCGTCAAGGGGCTGACCGCCCAGGCTGCGTCCAAGGCCCAGCTGGGTCTGGGCCACAGCTACTCCAGGGCAAAGGTCAAGTTCAACGTGAACCGGGCCGACAACATGATCATCCAGTCCATCGCCCTGCTGGACCAGCTGGACAAGGACATCAACACCTTCTCCATGCGTGTGCG TGAGTGGTACGGGTACCACTTCCCCGAGCTGGTGAAGATCGTGAGCGAGAACTCCATGTACTGCCGTGTGGCCCGGCTGATCGGGAACAGGAAGGAGCTGAGCgaggagaagctggaggccctggaggaggtggtgaTGGACAGCGCCAAGGCCCAGGCCATCCTGGAGGCGTCCCGCAGCTCTATGG GGATGGATATTTCCCCGATCGACCTGATCAACATCGAGAGCTTCTCCAGCAGAGTGATCTCCCTTGCGGAGTACcggcaggagctgcaggagtaCCTGCGCTCCAAGATGGGCCAGGTGGCCCCCAACCTGGCCGCCCTCATCGGGGAAGTG GTCGGGGCACGTCTCATCTCCCACGCCGGGAGCCTGACCAACCTGGCCAAGTACCCAGCGTCTACGGTGCAGATCCTGGGAGCAGAGAAGGCCTTGTTCAG AGCCCTGAAGACTCGAGGGAACACCCCCAAATACGGCCTGATCTTCCACTCCACCTTCATTGGCCGCGCCGCTGCCAAGAACAAGGGCCGCATCTCCCGCTACCTGGCCAACAAGTGCACCATCGCCTCGCGCATCGACTGCTTCTCAG AGGTGCCCACCAGTGTTTTCGGGGATAAGCTGCGTGACCAGGTGGAGGAGCGCCTGTCCTTCTACGAGACGGGCGAGGCGCCACGCAAGAACCTGGACGTCATGAAGGAGGCCGTGACTGAG GCTGCGCAGGTGGCAGCGGAGATCAAGAGGAagctggagaagaaggagaagaaacgAAAGAAGCGCgagaagaggaagctggaggcCCTCTCCACggccgaggaagaggaggagggcgaGGTGAAGAAGGCCAAGGTGGCCGAAGAG GAGACTGGGGAGAAcggagaaacagaaacacccgtgaagaagaagaaaaagaagaagaagcaggctgaggaggaagaggagagccaGGGTGAGGACAAGACCAGCAGCCAG GAGAACGGAATGCCGGAAGAGACAGAAACCCctgtgaagaagaagaagaagaagaggaagcagcctgaggagggggaggggcagaaggagggagaggtaACGACGGAAGAAGAAGCGGTGGAGGAAGCAACGCTCGCAGAGAACGGTTTGGAGGACACGACCCCggccaagaagaagaagaagaagagaaagagcgAGGTGGTGGAGGCGGAGGcggaggcagaggcagaggtagAGGAGGAGCCTCCCCAggtggagaagaagaagaaaaagaagaagaacaaagaGGCGGAGGAGGTGGCCGGCGAGTAG